Genomic segment of Methanobrevibacter ruminantium:
TCTCAAATGGTCAAATTGAAAAAATAAGCTCAAGAGGTTATCAACATCTCAAATAGACAATGCTTAACCTTGTTTCATTAATTGAATTTATATCAATCATTATAATTTCTAAACAATTATATCAGGTGTTTTATGATGAAGGAATCCAGCTTTTACACTAAACTCTACGAAGGGAATTCATCAAGTGAAAAACCAGTCCAATGCAATCTATGCGGAAGGATGTGCAAGATAGCCAATGATGGTTTAGGATTCTGCAAGACACAAAAAAACATTGAAGGAAAATTATATTCTTTAAATTATCATAGAATAGCTTCATGCCATACAGACCCTATTGAGAAGAAGCCGTTGTATCACTTCTTGCCTGGTTCCTCAACATACTCAATAGGAGGTTTTGGGTGTAATTTCTCATGTTTGAACTGTCAGAACTATATGCTTTCAATGAATTCTTATGATGAATTCAACTCAACTCAAATACTACCAGAAACCATCGTTAAAAATGCTATTAATGACAATTGCCTATCGATTTCTTGGACCTATAATGAACCTACGCTATACTTTGACTTCGCCCGTGAAACCTCCTTGATTTCACATAAGGAAAATCTTAAAAATGCATATGTTTCCAATGGCTATATGAGTGAGGAATCATTAGATGAAACACTGAAATTTATTGACGCTTTTAATATTGACTTGAAGTTCTTTGATGACAGTCTCTATAGGGAAATTTGCGGCGGTGAATTGGACATTGTTCTTGACAATCTAAAAATCATTCATGATGCAAAAAATAAATATGGTACTCATTTGGAAATAACCACTCTTTTGATAAATGACTTGAATACAGATGAAGACCACATAAGATCAATCTGCAATTTCGTATTGGAGGAATTGGGGAAAGAGGTTCCCATTCACTTTTCAAGGTTTTTCCCAATGCATAAGATGAGCGATGAAAACCCAACAAAAACAGATTACCTTTTAAGGGCTAAGGAAATAGCTATAGATATGGGTATTGAATATGTTTATTTGGGAAACATGCCTGCTGACAACAATAGCTATTGCCCTAATTGCGGTGAACTTTTGATTGCAAGGGAAAGATATTGCAACAGCGATAAAAAAAGAATAAGGGATGGCCATTGCATTAATTGCGGGCATGAATTAAATTTCATTTTATAATATCCGCCATTACTATTTTTTTAATTTATTCATTGAAAGTTTTTTTTTAAAGTAAATAAAGTTTCAAAAAGCTTGAATGCAAAGTATTAAGTTTTGGTCATGATTCCATGAAAATAATGAAATAATTATTTAAAAATTATAAAGTGTTGCTTATTTCCAGACTCTCTTGACAATTCTTTCAGTTGCTCTACCATCATCAATGCTGCAAAACCTTTCATAGAACTCATCATATTTCTCTCCAAAATCATCAACTACATTGTCAATGTTTTTTATATTGTCAATCACCTCTTCTGTAGAGAAAAGCAGGGGTCCTGGAACATCCTTATGGATATCAATATAAAATCCTCTTAAAACATGCTCATATTTATCAAGATCGTATGTAAAGAAAAGAATAGGTCTTTTAAGATTTGCAAAGTCAAAGAATACACTGGAATAATCTGTTATTAAAATATCTGAGATTAAGTATAATTCTGCTATATCATCATATTTTGACACGTCTATTGCAAATCCTTTATAATTACTTAAATCTAACTTATTGGCTATGAAGTAATGGGTTCTAATGAGGATAATATATTCTTCGCTAAATTCATCTTTCAATTTGTCTAGGTCAAGTTTTAAATTGAATTTATATTCGCCTATATCGTAAAAATCATCATCTCTCCAAGTTGGGGCATATAAAATGATTTTTTTATCTTCAGGAAGATTCAAATTCTTTTTTATTTCTCTCACATCTTTTTCACTAGCATTGTATAAAATGTCGTTTCGAGGATATCCTACCTCTAGTATTTCTCCTTCATATAGAAAAGCGCTTTTTAAGATTTCACTAGTATATCTATTTGGAGATACTAGGTAATTCCATTCCTTAGCGTTTTTTACATATGTTTTTTTGATTCCTGGGCTACCTGAATGGATATTGCCTATATCCAAACCAAGTCTTTTAAGTGGGGTTCCATGCCAAGTGGATAGAATAACTTGTTGAGGTCTTTTTAAAAGTTTAAAAGGTTGTCTTCCATTAGTTACCCAATATTTTGAAGTTGCAATGTAATAAAAATATTTTAGTGAATCTCTTTTTACTTTTTTTGGTTTTCCTGGAATATTAGTATTTTTATCATTAATAATCCAAATATATTCAAATTTATCCCCGTATTCCTCTAATAAGTATTGGTAGATATATTTTGGACTATCCGTATAAAAATCTCCTCTAAAGCTAATTAAACAAATTCTATTGTCTTTAATTTTCATTTTATTAAATATATTCAAATAGATTGTTTGAACAAGCAAATCCCAATTTAAATTATTGATTATTTCTTTAAATTTTGCTTTAGCTAATCTAAAGTTAATGTATTTAGTGACTGATTTTAAATCGTGATTTTGTAAAGCAATTATTTCTTTTTTGTAATTTTTTATATTATCGATATCTAAATCTTTGGAAACTTGTGATATTTTATCAAAGTTTTCATTTCTCCACTTTTTATCAGATCTAAACATTTTTGAATATATGTTTAAGTAATATGATAATATTTTTTCATTAATCGCTGATTTTAATACATCTTTTTTATTTTTGTCATTAAATTCTTCGATTGATTCCTTTATTTTTTCATATTCCTCTATGGAATATTTGAAGTAATCGATATTCGCTTCATCTGTCAATGATGGTGAATTTATGCTATCATCTCGCTGTCTTTTTGCATACAGTGCATTTTCGGCTGATTTAAAGTTATTAGATTTATTAATCGCTTTTATCATGAATGAGTAATCTGAGAAATATTTTTTTTCTTCATCAAATCTTATTTCTTTAACTATTTCTTTTTTTATTAAAGAATGTAGTGCGGAAAAGATATCTGCACTTTCTGAATCTTTTAAAGTAAGAAGTTCCATGAAATACTCTAAATCTGAGGAATTTTTTCTGGTTAAGAATAGATTATCCCTTTTTTCAAGTTCCTCATCAAAGCGATCTTTTATATAAAGTGTTTCCATTCTTTCTCCATTTATAAAATCAGCATTTGTTTTTTTTGAGACTTCAATTAATTTATCCAATCCTCCTTTGAATATGTAGTCATCCCCATCAAACATATTCTCCGGTAGCTATTTCGAGTCCCATATTTCTTGCTTTTGATACTCCAATAGAATTGTCAAATGATTTTACAATAATGTTTAAATCCTTTTCATATTCCTTTATCAATGCATTTACAGTATAAATATTTGTTGAATCTTCTTTGTTTTCACTTATTCCATTTAGAATAATGATTGTTTCGATATCCTCTAGGTTTTCTTCCCTTAAACTTTGAAGACAATCTTTTAAATATCTTTTTTCACTATTGAATGGAATAATAATACTAATAAATGTCATTTTATCACTTGAATTAAATCTATTAATGAAGTCATCTCATGACTATTTTAAACTTTTTATTAATTTTATTATGTTGTCTGATGCATTTCCATCATCGAATTCATTATATTTCTCTTGGAAAGCCAGGTATTTATCACCGTATTTTTCAAAATACTCTTCTTCTGTGTTGTTTTTTATAAAATCAATAAGTTCTTCTGTAGTTTCTAGCAGGGGTCCTGGAACTGTGTTTATGTCAAAGTAAAAGTCCCTTAAATTGTCTTTGTAGAATTTCATGTCATATGTGAAGAATAGGATTGGCCTGTTTAATAGAGAATAATCAAACATTACTGAAGAGTAATCTGTTATTAAAATGTCAGAGATAAGATAAAGTTCTTGAATGTCCCACATTTCATTGCATTCAACAACGAAATCATCATATTCTGCCCAATCTATTCTGTCCTTTACAAGGTAATGGAATTTCACTATCAAAACGTAATCATCAGATAAAGCATTTTGCATGGTTTTAAAATCCATTTCTGTTGCAAATTTATAGACTCCACTTTGGTAAAATTCATTATCTCGCCAAGTTGGTGCATAAAGAATAATTTTTTTGTATTTATCTATACCAAGTTTATTTTTTATCTCATTTATCTTGGTTTCATTGTTTTCATTGATTAGGATGTCATTTCTAGGGTAGCCTATCTCAAGCATTTCGCCATTGAATGCAAATGCTCTTTTAAATATTTCAGATGAGTAGCTGTTTTGTGATATGAGATAATCCCAAACTGAAGTGCTTTCCTTGAATTTTTGTTTATATTCTTCAATATCCTTGTGCCCGCTCATGTTTACCTTATCCATATCTAAAGCAAGCTTTTTAAGAGGGGTGCCATGCCATGTTTGAATGTATTTTGTATCATTGCTTTTTTTAAGGTAGTATTGATGTCTTGAATCAAATATCCAGAATTTACTTCTAAGGCTGTAGTATAAAAAATTAGCCCCTGATCTTTTAATCTTTAAACAGTTTCCAGGTATTTCAATTTCCAGATTCTGCACTGACCATACACATTTGTATTTTTTATCTAAACCTTGATTTACCATTTCTTCATAGATATAACGTGGATTTCCAGTGTAGTTTCGGCCATTACTGCTTTCAAACATTATGACGTTATTTTTAACAGGAATAAAATGGGATGATAAATTATACCCTGCAATTACTATTCTTTTTATCATTTCTTTAAGATTTAACATAGTTTCATTCCCATTAATATTAGATTAATTTTTTTAACTTTTCATGTTTTAACTTTTAGTTTTGTTTTCCAATTCTTCCACTAGGATTTGAGCATTTTCCCAGTCTGTGTGGTCATCTATTTCAGTCCATTTAAGGCCATTGGTCAGTACATAGTCAATGATTGTGGTTTCACTCAAGTCCTTGTATGCAAAGTCATAGTAGTTTTGAGGGTCTTCCTCTATCTTTTCTTCAAGTATTCTATTGAATTGAACAATATCATCTGCAACTACTTTTGACACTCCAATGAATTCCCCAGAAGATGATGGAATATCCAAGCCTTTACCGATGTCTTCAATCCTTCCGTTAGCTATTGAATTGTCCTTGTTCAATGATTCATTTGCAATGATAAGCTTGAATGATTCTTCATTAAGCTCTTTAAAATTATCAACAATCATACTTGTGTTTTTGGTTTCTGCAAGTCTTGATATGATTTCTGGATCAACCACATTGTCTCCGTTAACTAGAATGAAATCATCCTTGTCATTTTCCTCAATGTACTTGCTTGCAATGTATGTTGATACTGAGGTATTGGTTACATCGTATTTTTCGTTTTCCAATACTTTTATTTCAATACCATATTTTTCACCTATTTCAGGGCATATGTTTTCCACAGTTTCCTTCTTATACCCTACAAGGACTATGAATTTTTCCATGCCTGCATCGATGCAGTTTTTAATCATTCTCTCAAGTAATGTCATATCGTTTATTTCAAGAAGTGCCTTTGGAATGTTGTCAGTCAATGGTCTTAATCTAGTTCCCATTCCAGCAGCAAGTATTACGCCTATCATTTCTTTTCCTCTTTTGTATTTTTTAAGTTAAATTGGATAATTGGGATTATTTTTATTAAAATTTATTTTTTCCTCTTTCAAAAAGGTTGTTTTTCTTATATTTCATCCAGCCCTTGGTTGATTTGAGTTCTTTTATTTCTTCTCTCTGTTCTCTGTTCTTTTGTTTTAATTCTTTTATTTTTGCATTTTTTTCTTTTCTTATTTCTTCTTTTCTAGCTCTTATTTCTTCTTTTTTTATTCTCAATTGCCTTATTTCAGCATTTTTTTCTTTTCTTATTTCTTCTTTTTTTATTCTCAATTGCCTTATTTCAGCATTTTTCTCTTTTATTTTAGCATTTGTAATTTGATTAGTTGATTTCTCATATTTTACAATGAGGATAATATTTTCAAAATCTTCCTTAAGTAATAGATTGTATTTAGCTTTTGAGAGTTCACCTATATCATCAAATGATTCCATTGGGAAAGTTTCAATCAATGGCACTATTTCACTTATCAAGGTTTCTTTAAACTCATCATCAGCTATGTCTAATTGATTTATGAAAATGATAAAGTCATGCTTCAATAATTTTTTATAAAGGTGAGGGAGCAATGGTTTGTATTTTTCGTTTTCTTTTAGAAGAGCAATTATTTCATTGGATATGAAAATGCGGTCTTTTAAATTTTTTATGTTTTCATTGCTTTGTGATATTGATTTATTTCCTTTTGCTCTAAATCTCCATTTATATACAACTTCAGGATATATTCCAATTGAATCGGTTAAGCATTGGACTTGTGTTGAAAATAAAAGATCTTCAAATAATCTTTTTTCTAAAAATCTCAAATCATTTTTTATTAATAAATCTCTTTTAATGAATTTATTGCATGAGGTGGTATTCCATATTAATTCAGGATGCTCTAGGATATTTGTTCGTTCAACATATTCATCAATATTTGAATTTTTCTGCAATGTTTCAAACCATTCCACGCCATTATCATCGAATCTTTTAAAGTTGTATATTATCATATCTTGGGCATGTTCTTTAGCTTCATTGTATAGTTTTTCATATGCATCAGTTTCTATTATGTCATCTGAATCAAAAAATACTATATATTCCCCTTTTGCTGCTTTTATACCTATGTTTCTTGTTATTGATGGGCCTTGGTTTGTTTCATTGTTCATTACTTTTATTCTTTCATCATTTTGCGAAAAATCATTAACAATTTCTAAGGAATTGTCGGTACTGGCATCATTAATACAGATTATTTCAATATTTTGCAATGTTTGATTCACTAAACAATCCAAACATTCTTCAAGATACTCTTCAGTGTTATAAACTGGAACGATAATACTAACTAAAGGTTTTTCTATAGCTTCTTTTTCTATATCCATATCCATTCACCGTTTCATGCTAAAATCTATTCGATATTATCCCATAATACTCTAAAAGCCAATTTAGGTGGGACTTGATTGATAATCACATCATAAACAAAGTCAACAATCACACTTTTTGTATTGTACTTATTGCAAATGTCCTTCATTGCCTTAATTGAGTTCTTTCCTTCAAATATGGCTCCACTAGCCTTTTCATCAATAATTAATCTTTGGCCATACAATACTCCAAGTGTATGGTTTCTGCTTTCCATGGAAATGGATGTAAGAACTAAATCACCAAATCCACAATATTCGTTTACTGTAGATTCCTCTCCACCAATGCTTTTTATGATATCTTTTGTTTCGCTAAATCCTTTTGTAAGAACACCATATCTGGCATTTTCATTGATGTTCATTCCTTCGCAAATACCATTAGCTATTGCATTGATATTCTTTGTAACGCCACATATCTCAAGTCCTACAACATCATCAATTATTTTCACCTTGAATTGGGGAGTGTTAAGCACGGATTTTACGATTTCCGCATTTTCACGACTTCTTGATGCTATATTTGAGACTGTGGAAAGCCTAAGCATTATCTCAGATGCAAAGTTAGGGCCTGACAATGCCACATACTGGTCATCAAAGTACTCTTCAATAAGGTTTCCCATTGTTTTAAGTGAAGGGTATTCGATTCCTTTTGCAGTGGTAACAAGAATTGCATCTTCCCTAATCACTCCTTTAAGGTCTTTAAGAACAGACCTAAATGCAGAAGAAGGGATGGCAAGTATAATAACCTTGCAGTCTTTTATGTCATCATAATCCATAGTAGTAATTATATTGTCTTTCAATCGGGTATTTGGATAATATTCATTGTTGAATCCCGTATTGTTTATTTCTTCCATGAGTTCTTCTCTTCTTAAATGCAGATAGACTTCATTTGCGTTTTCAGCTACGGTTTGAGCAAGTGCGGTTCCCAATGCTCCTGCTCCTATAATAGCTACTTTTTCCATATTTTCACCTTTTTGTATTTTGAATTATAATTATTTCCGTTTATTAATGGGTTAATTGAATCATTTTTGTATTTTGAATTATAATTATTTCCGTTTATTAATCATGGTTTCGGCCACATCAATATCAAATGGATTGGTTATTTTGAAATTAGAAGGATCACCTTCAAATAGGCAGATATCCTCATTTCTTAAGTGGAATAATGCCATTGCTTCATCCAATAGCTTTATTTCATCATCGCTTAAGTCGTTATAGATTTCAATAAATCTTGTAATCTTAAATGCTTGAGGGGTTTGAGCCCTCATAAGATTTTTTCTAAGTGGGATTTCATCAAGATGTTTCTTATCAATTGATTGGAAAATGACATCGGTGGATGGTATAACAGGACAGGATGCAGTATGCTCCTTTGCGCAGTCAATGCTTTTCTGTATTTGTTCAGGACTTACAAAAATTCTAGCTCCATCATGAGTTACCATAATGGATTCCTCTTCTTTATCGGTTTGGTCAATTGAGTTTAGAATTGTGTCATTCCTTGTAACTCCACCTTCTATAACAATTATTTTTTCAGTGTTTTCTATGTATTCATCAATAAGCTCTTTTGTCTTGTCAATATAATCTTTAGGGGATGAAACTATCACATAGTCAAATTCTTCCACTTTCAAGAAGGCCTCTACTGAATGAATTAAGATAGGTTTGTTTCCGATTTTATAGAATTGCTTAGGCATTCCAAGACCTAATCTTTCACCTGTTCCACCTGCTAAGACTGCTCCGTATATCATGTTATCCTACTTTTAAAATTATCCTTATAATTATTTTTTTCTACATTTGTGTCCATAATTCATCAAATGCTTCTACAGGTGTTTTTCCATTTATTAAAACATCATAAACAAAATTCACAGTTAAGGAGTTGAAGTTAACCTCTTCACAAATTCCTTTCAATATTTCTGTTGTGTTTTTTCCTTCAAAAAGAACACCTGTAGCTTTTTCATCAATAACAATTCTTTGACCGTATAATTTACCAAGTGTATGATTTCTACTGACATTTAGCATTGATGCAGTAACCATGTCTCCAAAACCGCAGTAATCATCTACAGTATCCCTTTCTCCACCAAGAATTTCAATCAGGTCTTTAATTTCATTAAAACTCATTGTAAATACTGCAAGCCTTGCATTTGCATTGAGTTCCATTCCTTCACAAAGTCCTTGTGAAATAGCCATCACATTTTTTATGGTTCCGCACCATTCAGTTCCTATGACATCATTGTTTGCATTTACCTTGAATCTGTCTGTAGACAACAATTTTTCAACAATTTCCAAATCATGTTTGTTGAATCCTGCAATTGTAGTGGCTGAAAAATTATTTTTAGCCATTTCAGATGCAATGTTAGGTCCGGATAACACTATAGGTGGCCTATTTGTTTCTTCTTCAATAATTTCACTCATTCTTTTATTGGTGCCTTTTTCCAATCCTTTTGAAGTGTTTACAAAAATGCACTCTTTTGAAACTATTTTGTTCAATTTTGAACTAATTTCCCTCATTATTGAAGAGGGAATGCATAAGAATAACACATCCATTGATTTCAAGTCTTCCAATTCATTTACAGCAGAGATGTTTTTATGCAACTCAGTATTTGGATAATAATGGAAGTTGTATCCAGTATCATTGATATTGTCACAAACTTCTTTCCTTCTTGCATAAAGGTAAATATTATCGCAGTTTGGTGAGATGATTTGTGCTATTGCAGTACCCATAGCTCCCGCACTTACTATTCCTACATTTAATGTCATGGTTTTCACTTACTTGTTTTTTTTTAAAATAATAGTTCCTTTAATGGTTTTCACTTACTTGTTTTTTTTAAAATAATAGTTCCTTTAATGGTTTTCGCTACTTTTTTTCAAAGCAACAGTTTTTATAAGTCATCGAAATTTTCATTGATTTCCCTTAATTTGTCAACGTTTTTCCCCAATATTTCAGTTATATTTGGAGCTCTTCTTATTCTAGGCATTCTGTTATGCACAGTTATTGAATCAGGTATTCCCCAAAAGTCCTTATAAATAAATTTTAAATAGTAATCAGTGTCTTTAGGGCCTGGTAACATAGCGCCATGGAAATTGATTCTTTCGAAAGGCAACATCTTATCGGTTTCGAATGCCATTACATCAATCACTCCTCTTTTACCTGCAGGGCCTTCTATTCCATGAATAAAATGATCCTGTTTTTCGTGAGTAAGATTTAGTTTTTCATAAAGGTTTTTATAAGCGTCTTTTCTTTCAACACCATGGGTAAGGTCCCAATAGAATTCTTTTTTAGCCTCTTCATATGCATCACTGAGATTTTCTCCCTTATAGTCTGCTAAATAATCATAAGGGAAGACATCCACTCCAGCGAGGCTGCGTCCAATTTTACTTTCATCATAGTATAAAATTTGCACGAAAGCATTTACCTTTTGATCATACCAGATTCTCTTTTTATAAACGACTTTAACGTTTTCTTTAAGGCCAACTCTTTCAAATTCCTTTTCGACGACATCAATGAAATGGTCATAATGGTCTCTTAGCATTCCGATATCCAAATCATCGTCCCATGGTATGAAACCGCCATGACGTACAGAACCTAAAACAAGCCCTCCTTCAATCATCCATTCAATATCATGCTTTAAGCAAATTTTATCAATCAATTTTAGAAATTCCACGGACAAGTCTTGGAAATTTTTAAGTCTTGGAGTAGGTATCAATTCATAATCAACAAATAAGCTATTTACAAGCTTATTATTAGATACATTTATTTTTCCTTGTTTTTTAGCCATTTTTTCTTGTTTTTTTGCTAGTATTTCTATTTTCTTGTAATTTTTGTAAACTTTGAAAATTTTTGTCTTTTTAATGACGTTTTTTGCTTTGGTTTTTATTCCCATTTCCCCACCTTTTTAAAAATAGAATCTAATGGATATATTCATTATTCACTAAAACTAACCCTTTCGAACTTTTCCCTCTCCAATATGGATTTTGTAGCATCCACACCTACTT
This window contains:
- a CDS encoding NAD(P)H-dependent glycerol-3-phosphate dehydrogenase, whose product is MEKVAIIGAGALGTALAQTVAENANEVYLHLRREELMEEINNTGFNNEYYPNTRLKDNIITTMDYDDIKDCKVIILAIPSSAFRSVLKDLKGVIREDAILVTTAKGIEYPSLKTMGNLIEEYFDDQYVALSGPNFASEIMLRLSTVSNIASRSRENAEIVKSVLNTPQFKVKIIDDVVGLEICGVTKNINAIANGICEGMNINENARYGVLTKGFSETKDIIKSIGGEESTVNEYCGFGDLVLTSISMESRNHTLGVLYGQRLIIDEKASGAIFEGKNSIKAMKDICNKYNTKSVIVDFVYDVIINQVPPKLAFRVLWDNIE
- a CDS encoding IspD/TarI family cytidylyltransferase; protein product: MIYGAVLAGGTGERLGLGMPKQFYKIGNKPILIHSVEAFLKVEEFDYVIVSSPKDYIDKTKELIDEYIENTEKIIVIEGGVTRNDTILNSIDQTDKEEESIMVTHDGARIFVSPEQIQKSIDCAKEHTASCPVIPSTDVIFQSIDKKHLDEIPLRKNLMRAQTPQAFKITRFIEIYNDLSDDEIKLLDEAMALFHLRNEDICLFEGDPSNFKITNPFDIDVAETMINKRK
- the amrS gene encoding AmmeMemoRadiSam system radical SAM enzyme; the encoded protein is MKESSFYTKLYEGNSSSEKPVQCNLCGRMCKIANDGLGFCKTQKNIEGKLYSLNYHRIASCHTDPIEKKPLYHFLPGSSTYSIGGFGCNFSCLNCQNYMLSMNSYDEFNSTQILPETIVKNAINDNCLSISWTYNEPTLYFDFARETSLISHKENLKNAYVSNGYMSEESLDETLKFIDAFNIDLKFFDDSLYREICGGELDIVLDNLKIIHDAKNKYGTHLEITTLLINDLNTDEDHIRSICNFVLEELGKEVPIHFSRFFPMHKMSDENPTKTDYLLRAKEIAIDMGIEYVYLGNMPADNNSYCPNCGELLIARERYCNSDKKRIRDGHCINCGHELNFIL
- a CDS encoding glycosyltransferase; protein product: MDIEKEAIEKPLVSIIVPVYNTEEYLEECLDCLVNQTLQNIEIICINDASTDNSLEIVNDFSQNDERIKVMNNETNQGPSITRNIGIKAAKGEYIVFFDSDDIIETDAYEKLYNEAKEHAQDMIIYNFKRFDDNGVEWFETLQKNSNIDEYVERTNILEHPELIWNTTSCNKFIKRDLLIKNDLRFLEKRLFEDLLFSTQVQCLTDSIGIYPEVVYKWRFRAKGNKSISQSNENIKNLKDRIFISNEIIALLKENEKYKPLLPHLYKKLLKHDFIIFINQLDIADDEFKETLISEIVPLIETFPMESFDDIGELSKAKYNLLLKEDFENIILIVKYEKSTNQITNAKIKEKNAEIRQLRIKKEEIRKEKNAEIRQLRIKKEEIRARKEEIRKEKNAKIKELKQKNREQREEIKELKSTKGWMKYKKNNLFERGKNKF
- a CDS encoding CDP-glycerol glycerophosphotransferase family protein, with amino-acid sequence MIKRIVIAGYNLSSHFIPVKNNVIMFESSNGRNYTGNPRYIYEEMVNQGLDKKYKCVWSVQNLEIEIPGNCLKIKRSGANFLYYSLRSKFWIFDSRHQYYLKKSNDTKYIQTWHGTPLKKLALDMDKVNMSGHKDIEEYKQKFKESTSVWDYLISQNSYSSEIFKRAFAFNGEMLEIGYPRNDILINENNETKINEIKNKLGIDKYKKIILYAPTWRDNEFYQSGVYKFATEMDFKTMQNALSDDYVLIVKFHYLVKDRIDWAEYDDFVVECNEMWDIQELYLISDILITDYSSVMFDYSLLNRPILFFTYDMKFYKDNLRDFYFDINTVPGPLLETTEELIDFIKNNTEEEYFEKYGDKYLAFQEKYNEFDDGNASDNIIKLIKSLK
- a CDS encoding CDP-glycerol glycerophosphotransferase family protein, translating into MFDGDDYIFKGGLDKLIEVSKKTNADFINGERMETLYIKDRFDEELEKRDNLFLTRKNSSDLEYFMELLTLKDSESADIFSALHSLIKKEIVKEIRFDEEKKYFSDYSFMIKAINKSNNFKSAENALYAKRQRDDSINSPSLTDEANIDYFKYSIEEYEKIKESIEEFNDKNKKDVLKSAINEKILSYYLNIYSKMFRSDKKWRNENFDKISQVSKDLDIDNIKNYKKEIIALQNHDLKSVTKYINFRLAKAKFKEIINNLNWDLLVQTIYLNIFNKMKIKDNRICLISFRGDFYTDSPKYIYQYLLEEYGDKFEYIWIINDKNTNIPGKPKKVKRDSLKYFYYIATSKYWVTNGRQPFKLLKRPQQVILSTWHGTPLKRLGLDIGNIHSGSPGIKKTYVKNAKEWNYLVSPNRYTSEILKSAFLYEGEILEVGYPRNDILYNASEKDVREIKKNLNLPEDKKIILYAPTWRDDDFYDIGEYKFNLKLDLDKLKDEFSEEYIILIRTHYFIANKLDLSNYKGFAIDVSKYDDIAELYLISDILITDYSSVFFDFANLKRPILFFTYDLDKYEHVLRGFYIDIHKDVPGPLLFSTEEVIDNIKNIDNVVDDFGEKYDEFYERFCSIDDGRATERIVKRVWK
- a CDS encoding LicD family protein produces the protein MGIKTKAKNVIKKTKIFKVYKNYKKIEILAKKQEKMAKKQGKINVSNNKLVNSLFVDYELIPTPRLKNFQDLSVEFLKLIDKICLKHDIEWMIEGGLVLGSVRHGGFIPWDDDLDIGMLRDHYDHFIDVVEKEFERVGLKENVKVVYKKRIWYDQKVNAFVQILYYDESKIGRSLAGVDVFPYDYLADYKGENLSDAYEEAKKEFYWDLTHGVERKDAYKNLYEKLNLTHEKQDHFIHGIEGPAGKRGVIDVMAFETDKMLPFERINFHGAMLPGPKDTDYYLKFIYKDFWGIPDSITVHNRMPRIRRAPNITEILGKNVDKLREINENFDDL
- a CDS encoding phosphocholine cytidylyltransferase family protein; this translates as MIGVILAAGMGTRLRPLTDNIPKALLEINDMTLLERMIKNCIDAGMEKFIVLVGYKKETVENICPEIGEKYGIEIKVLENEKYDVTNTSVSTYIASKYIEENDKDDFILVNGDNVVDPEIISRLAETKNTSMIVDNFKELNEESFKLIIANESLNKDNSIANGRIEDIGKGLDIPSSSGEFIGVSKVVADDIVQFNRILEEKIEEDPQNYYDFAYKDLSETTIIDYVLTNGLKWTEIDDHTDWENAQILVEELENKTKS
- a CDS encoding glycosyltransferase family 2 protein; the encoded protein is MTFISIIIPFNSEKRYLKDCLQSLREENLEDIETIIILNGISENKEDSTNIYTVNALIKEYEKDLNIIVKSFDNSIGVSKARNMGLEIATGEYV
- a CDS encoding NAD(P)H-dependent glycerol-3-phosphate dehydrogenase, translating into MTLNVGIVSAGAMGTAIAQIISPNCDNIYLYARRKEVCDNINDTGYNFHYYPNTELHKNISAVNELEDLKSMDVLFLCIPSSIMREISSKLNKIVSKECIFVNTSKGLEKGTNKRMSEIIEEETNRPPIVLSGPNIASEMAKNNFSATTIAGFNKHDLEIVEKLLSTDRFKVNANNDVIGTEWCGTIKNVMAISQGLCEGMELNANARLAVFTMSFNEIKDLIEILGGERDTVDDYCGFGDMVTASMLNVSRNHTLGKLYGQRIVIDEKATGVLFEGKNTTEILKGICEEVNFNSLTVNFVYDVLINGKTPVEAFDELWTQM